In one Brienomyrus brachyistius isolate T26 chromosome 7, BBRACH_0.4, whole genome shotgun sequence genomic region, the following are encoded:
- the purg gene encoding purine-rich element-binding protein gamma yields MADSNSRGMERNRGRMAPDSAPRGVYPQQYLHPGVQGIEIQELASKRVDIQKKRFYLDVKQSARGRFLKIAEVWIGRGRHDNIRKSKLTLSMSMAPDLRYCLGDFIDYYAHIGLRSAQMARPEEQSNGQSSRPHDTRRRQPEHHPHGAPLSPTGSGASEEHAHRVLKSEFIERDNRKYYLDLKENQRGRFLRIRQTVSRGHGTMGYYGQGIEQTIVLPAQGLIEFRDALSQLIEDYGDEDADERSRATRNHDESPELPEAVSFRVDNKRFYFDVGSNRYGVFLKISEVRQPYRNTITVPLKAWARFGDNFIRYEEEMRRIFTCHKEKRTDPRADSEDQED; encoded by the coding sequence ATGGCTGATAGCAACAGCAGAGGGATGGAGAGGAACAGGGGGAGGATGGCGCCGGACTCGGCTCCCCGGGGCGTGTATCCTCAGCAGTACCTTCACCCCGGCGTGCAGGGCATAGAGATCCAGGAGCTGGCCTCGAAGCGCGTAGACATCCAGAAGAAGCGCTTCTACTTGGACGTGAAGCAGAGCGCCCGGGGCCGCTTCCTGAAGATCGCCGAGGTGTGGATTGGCAGAGGCCGGCACGACAACATTAGGAAGAGCAAGCTGACGCTTTCCATGTCCATGGCCCCGGACCTGAGGTACTGCCTGGGCGACTTCATCGATTATTACGCCCACATCGGCCTGCGCAGCGCCCAGATGGCGCGGCCGGAGGAGCAGAGCAACGGCCAGAGCAGCCGGCCACACGATACGCGCCGGAGGCAGCCGGAGCACCATCCACACGGCGCGCCGCTCTCTCCGACCGGCTCCGGCGCATCTGAGGAGCACGCCCACCGGGTGCTTAAGAGCGAGTTCATCGAGCGGGACAACAGAAAATACTACCTGGACCTAAAGGAGAACCAGCGCGGCCGCTTCCTCCGGATCAGGCAGACTGTCAGCAGGGGACACGGTACCATGGGCTACTATGGCCAGGGCATTGAGCAGACCATCGTACTGCCCGCACAAGGGCTCATCGAGTTTCGAGACGCCCTGTCGCAGCTGATCGAGGACTATGGCGACGAGGACGCCGACGAGCGGAGCCGGGCCACTCGGAACCACGACGAGTCCCCGGAGCTGCCCGAGGCCGTGTCCTTCCGGGTGGACAACAAGAGGTTCTACTTCGACGTGGGCTCCAACAGGTACGGCGTTTTCCTGAAGATCAGCGAGGTGCGGCAGCCGTACAGAAACACCATCACTGTGCCCCTCAAGGCCTGGGCCAGGTTTGGGGACAACTTCATCAGGTACGAGGAGGAGATGCGCCGGATCTTCACTTGCCACAAGGAGAAGAGGACAGATCCCCGGGCTGACAGCGAAGACCAAGAGGattga